Proteins from a genomic interval of Nautilia sp. PV-1:
- a CDS encoding ShlB/FhaC/HecB family hemolysin secretion/activation protein — MASSTVFIQKIILKGDVSKQDLILAKPLLSKYENRKLTLKQIEELKEKLNKLFKKNGEVFTKVLLPPQKIKNHVLVIEIIKAKIGSISVYGNKYYSKKFIKSNLNMKKGDYLDYKTFMKSLLLLNENQDLQVKAYLKKGKKFGETKVNLDVNDSRPFHGSVSYDNLGSSSTSKDRISADILYGNLFSDGDLVNFHTTLGLNNWSTKLYKTTYTTKPFGRYHTRINMTYLYANYVVTGTFAVLDIKGDTKIATLGITQPMLYTVVDKVNMMLNFNKKESKSYLLGSVSSKDDIKILTLSASLKHSKIFSEINAVLSVSRGWDGDDAVGSRFEEDRNFFKYNLNSSYNFYLNLKNSFLFVLNMQYSNYRLPLSEMFSIGGMNSVRGYNPSVKLGDYGYSTSIEWFYHPEIKNKYFKNGVQIGFFIDNAGAYVNDPIPGEEKSLVLTGGGGEIIISIKKRYSCRIGVGYPIHSSYDVNSDNKSVYMIFNAKLW, encoded by the coding sequence TTGGCTTCATCTACTGTCTTTATTCAAAAAATCATATTAAAAGGCGATGTCAGTAAACAGGATTTAATATTGGCAAAACCTCTTTTGTCAAAATATGAAAACCGTAAACTAACATTAAAACAGATAGAAGAATTAAAAGAAAAATTGAACAAACTGTTTAAAAAAAACGGAGAAGTATTTACAAAAGTGCTTCTGCCTCCTCAAAAAATCAAAAACCATGTTTTGGTTATTGAAATAATTAAAGCAAAAATAGGCAGTATTTCAGTATACGGAAACAAATATTATTCTAAAAAATTTATAAAAAGTAATTTAAATATGAAAAAGGGTGATTATTTAGATTATAAAACTTTTATGAAGTCATTATTGCTTCTTAACGAAAATCAGGATCTGCAAGTTAAAGCTTATTTAAAAAAAGGTAAAAAATTCGGAGAAACAAAAGTAAATTTGGACGTAAACGATTCAAGGCCGTTTCACGGAAGTGTTTCATATGACAATCTTGGTTCAAGCAGCACTTCAAAAGACAGAATTTCAGCGGATATTTTATACGGTAATCTGTTTTCGGACGGCGATTTAGTTAATTTTCATACTACGCTTGGTTTAAACAACTGGAGTACTAAATTATATAAAACCACATATACTACAAAACCTTTTGGCAGATATCACACAAGAATAAATATGACATATTTATACGCCAATTATGTAGTAACAGGCACATTTGCAGTTTTGGACATAAAAGGGGATACTAAAATTGCAACATTAGGCATTACGCAGCCTATGCTTTATACCGTTGTTGACAAAGTAAACATGATGCTTAATTTCAATAAAAAAGAATCAAAAAGTTATCTTTTAGGCAGTGTTTCTTCAAAAGACGATATAAAAATTCTTACATTATCCGCTTCTTTAAAACACAGTAAAATTTTTAGTGAAATAAATGCGGTTTTATCCGTATCCAGAGGCTGGGACGGAGATGACGCGGTCGGAAGCAGATTTGAAGAGGACAGAAATTTTTTCAAATATAATCTTAATTCCTCTTATAACTTTTATCTTAATCTGAAAAACAGTTTTTTGTTTGTTTTGAATATGCAGTATTCTAATTACAGGCTTCCTTTATCGGAAATGTTTTCTATAGGCGGTATGAACAGCGTCAGAGGTTACAATCCATCCGTTAAACTCGGGGATTACGGATACAGTACCTCCATCGAATGGTTCTATCATCCTGAAATTAAAAACAAATATTTTAAAAACGGTGTGCAGATAGGTTTTTTTATAGATAATGCAGGAGCATATGTAAACGACCCGATTCCTGGAGAAGAGAAATCTCTTGTTTTAACGGGAGGGGGAGGCGAAATTATTATAAGTATAAAGAAAAGATATTCCTGCAGAATCGGAGTAGGTTA
- a CDS encoding NifU family protein — MKFEEMSLKDKIEAIEKVIQKDILPMLAFDGGMAEVLDVRESNGETHVFIRYGGACAACSSAGGATLFAIEETLRRNLDTDKIRVFPI, encoded by the coding sequence ATGAAATTCGAAGAAATGAGCCTTAAAGACAAAATTGAAGCTATAGAAAAAGTAATACAAAAAGATATCCTTCCTATGCTTGCGTTTGACGGAGGTATGGCTGAAGTTTTGGATGTAAGAGAAAGCAACGGTGAAACTCACGTATTTATCAGATATGGAGGAGCATGCGCGGCATGCAGCAGTGCGGGAGGAGCGACTCTTTTTGCAATTGAAGAGACATTAAGAAGAAATTTGGATACGGATAAAATCAGGGTATTCCCGATTTAA
- a CDS encoding LUD domain-containing protein, producing the protein MKNGELTNEFIKNLKLAGGEILDEIPEGWYVTEAKFGIAENGAVWVENYEKDLFLSEKVAVKMPKKVVPTMHEAVEMIENPGVFISGPSKTADVESFLVFGAHGPMKFGICFI; encoded by the coding sequence ATGAAGAATGGAGAATTAACTAATGAATTTATAAAAAACCTGAAATTAGCCGGAGGGGAAATTCTGGACGAAATACCTGAAGGGTGGTATGTAACCGAAGCAAAGTTCGGTATTGCTGAAAACGGAGCTGTTTGGGTGGAAAATTATGAAAAAGACTTATTTTTAAGTGAAAAAGTAGCCGTTAAAATGCCAAAAAAAGTAGTTCCTACAATGCATGAAGCGGTTGAGATGATTGAAAACCCGGGAGTTTTCATCTCAGGGCCTTCCAAAACGGCTGATGTTGAAAGTTTCCTGGTATTCGGTGCTCACGGTCCGATGAAATTCGGCATCTGTTTTATATAA
- a CDS encoding (Fe-S)-binding protein yields the protein MKIALHVPCYINELFPHVAKNTTLLLRNLGYNVTIPKNQTCCGQPFINSGFETTLPNIYDEIFGEFECIVSPSSSCVSTIKSQKIEISDKTYELTDFLYSKGHLYLAKNRKSVILHNSCHSMRHLDVATPSELNIPYKNKVKEVLGCEVLEAARDECCGFGGVYSVKEGEMSYIIGKEKLNDLLSSWKYDFTPVITGVDMSCLMHLKGIAEKEGINAEFKHISEILLESVENSEK from the coding sequence ATGAAAATAGCCCTCCATGTCCCGTGTTACATAAATGAACTCTTCCCGCATGTGGCAAAAAACACCACGCTTCTTTTAAGAAATCTCGGCTACAATGTAACCATTCCCAAAAACCAGACTTGCTGCGGACAGCCTTTTATAAACAGCGGGTTTGAAACCACACTTCCCAATATATACGACGAAATATTCGGAGAGTTTGAGTGTATCGTTTCACCTTCAAGCAGCTGTGTAAGCACCATAAAGTCCCAAAAAATCGAAATTAGTGATAAAACATATGAACTTACCGACTTTTTATATTCCAAAGGACATCTATACCTTGCAAAAAACCGTAAATCTGTAATACTTCATAACTCATGCCACTCAATGAGGCACCTGGATGTGGCGACTCCGAGCGAACTTAACATACCTTACAAAAACAAAGTAAAAGAAGTGCTCGGATGTGAAGTTTTGGAAGCCGCGAGGGATGAATGCTGCGGATTCGGAGGCGTTTACAGCGTAAAAGAAGGAGAAATGAGCTATATTATCGGGAAAGAAAAACTAAACGACCTCCTTAGCAGCTGGAAATACGACTTTACACCTGTAATAACTGGGGTGGATATGAGCTGTCTTATGCACTTAAAAGGCATAGCCGAAAAAGAGGGAATTAATGCCGAGTTTAAACACATAAGCGAGATTCTTCTGGAAAGCGTAGAAAACAGTGAAAAGTGA
- a CDS encoding lactate utilization protein B → MKHYELAVKFYKQKGPRHDKSLWAIRQKRDKAIKEVKEWEELRNKASEIKDYVIENLHSLVDEFIKNAKNAGIEVIFAKDAKEHNETVLKYLKEINAKKAVKSKSMLTEECGLNVYLHDNGIEVIDTDLGERIVQLRGEKPSHIVLPAIHTTKEDVAEILNETNTDPTYLTHKMRALLRKEFLSADAGLSGANFLVADKGWAVVCTNEGNADLGAVLPPLHIISVGIEKIVPNMKDLGVFLRMLARNATGQKITTYTSIFGKKDNGKRVIILVDNGRFERLESEFKETLKCIKCSACLTTCPVFRRSGGHSYRYVIPGPIGSLLAPLTDKDEYSDLPFACTLCGSCETVCPVKIPFTKQLVNMRHYVKKIENGEWKMENFGVRLAEKAMHSPKMFKLFSTILRLTPKPLLESMAKEWSRYKALPAIPKERFIK, encoded by the coding sequence GTGAAACATTACGAATTAGCCGTAAAGTTTTATAAACAAAAGGGTCCCCGCCACGATAAAAGCCTCTGGGCTATAAGACAAAAAAGAGACAAAGCAATAAAAGAAGTCAAAGAGTGGGAAGAGCTTAGAAACAAAGCCTCCGAAATTAAAGATTATGTAATTGAAAACCTGCACTCTCTTGTGGATGAGTTTATAAAAAACGCAAAAAACGCAGGAATTGAGGTTATTTTTGCCAAAGACGCGAAAGAACACAATGAAACGGTACTGAAATACTTAAAAGAAATAAACGCAAAAAAAGCGGTCAAATCAAAATCGATGCTTACAGAAGAGTGCGGACTTAATGTTTATCTGCATGATAACGGGATTGAAGTAATAGACACCGACCTTGGCGAAAGAATTGTACAGCTAAGGGGTGAAAAACCGTCTCACATCGTCCTGCCCGCAATCCACACCACAAAAGAGGACGTTGCCGAAATTTTAAACGAAACAAACACGGACCCGACATATCTTACACATAAAATGAGAGCGCTTTTACGAAAAGAGTTCCTATCAGCCGATGCGGGACTGAGCGGCGCGAATTTCCTTGTGGCGGACAAAGGCTGGGCGGTGGTGTGCACCAATGAAGGAAACGCGGACCTCGGAGCCGTTTTACCTCCACTACATATAATCAGCGTAGGAATTGAGAAAATTGTTCCCAATATGAAAGATTTGGGAGTGTTTTTAAGAATGCTTGCCAGAAACGCCACGGGGCAGAAAATCACAACATATACATCCATTTTCGGTAAAAAAGATAACGGCAAAAGAGTAATAATTTTAGTCGATAACGGAAGGTTTGAGAGGCTCGAAAGCGAATTTAAAGAAACCCTCAAATGTATAAAATGCTCGGCGTGTCTTACCACATGCCCGGTATTCAGAAGAAGTGGCGGACACTCATACAGATACGTAATCCCCGGACCTATCGGAAGCCTGCTTGCACCATTAACAGATAAAGATGAATATTCCGACCTGCCGTTTGCATGTACTCTTTGCGGAAGCTGTGAGACGGTGTGTCCTGTGAAAATTCCTTTTACAAAACAGCTTGTAAATATGAGACACTATGTTAAAAAAATTGAGAATGGAGAATGGAAAATGGAGAATTTTGGTGTAAGATTGGCTGAAAAAGCGATGCATTCACCTAAAATGTTTAAACTTTTTAGCACCATCTTACGTCTTACTCCAAAGCCTCTGCTTGAGAGCATGGCAAAAGAATGGAGCAGATACAAGGCTCTTCCGGCTATTCCGAAAGAGAGATTTATAAAATAG
- a CDS encoding AraC family transcriptional regulator: MNFSYFAKKDANFLFKNFTLSALFYNFLIELLPTINIDKKELEKFTNFKIEPISDNERVSIIKAYKLWKGIEKLSGRSDIGLVIADYFTLSKAGLIGKVFIHTSNLRESVDIMKRYLSLIINNINTKYVEIGDTVIFYFDIIPRFIIPLSVCECYAKICYNWIRQYTGLEVLPIKEINFYGKKPKHIEFYKQTFPNVKVSFNQYTNYIILDKSIFYIPNFREKYPPYKFMLKHIQQMKKELFTRSSYTQKIINEIIITMPEGNNHAEIISKRLNISPSTLKRHLKKENTTFKKLTELIRKKLSFYMLQDKNLSYEEISYLLGYSEYSPFFRAFKKWYNMTPSNFRASKAGI, translated from the coding sequence ATGAATTTTAGTTATTTTGCAAAAAAAGATGCCAATTTTTTATTTAAAAACTTCACATTATCAGCACTGTTTTATAATTTTTTAATAGAGCTTCTGCCCACTATTAATATAGATAAAAAAGAACTTGAAAAATTCACTAATTTTAAAATAGAACCTATATCAGACAACGAAAGAGTATCCATTATTAAAGCTTATAAACTATGGAAAGGAATTGAAAAGTTATCCGGCCGCAGTGACATCGGTCTTGTTATTGCTGATTATTTTACTTTGTCAAAAGCTGGTTTAATCGGTAAAGTTTTTATCCATACATCCAATTTAAGAGAATCAGTTGATATTATGAAAAGATATTTATCATTAATTATCAACAATATTAATACAAAATATGTAGAAATCGGCGATACGGTTATATTTTATTTTGACATAATACCTAGATTTATAATTCCTCTCAGCGTATGCGAATGCTATGCGAAAATATGCTATAACTGGATCAGACAGTATACCGGCTTAGAAGTACTGCCAATTAAAGAGATAAATTTTTACGGAAAAAAGCCTAAACATATTGAATTTTATAAACAAACTTTTCCGAATGTTAAAGTGTCTTTCAATCAGTACACAAATTATATTATTTTGGATAAAAGTATTTTTTACATACCTAATTTCAGAGAAAAATATCCTCCTTATAAATTTATGCTAAAACATATTCAACAAATGAAAAAAGAACTTTTTACCAGATCATCATACACCCAGAAAATAATAAACGAAATCATCATAACGATGCCGGAAGGAAACAATCACGCCGAAATTATTTCAAAAAGGCTTAATATCAGCCCCAGCACACTGAAAAGACATTTAAAAAAAGAAAACACAACTTTTAAAAAACTTACCGAACTAATAAGAAAAAAACTTTCTTTTTATATGTTACAGGACAAAAATTTATCATATGAGGAAATATCTTATCTTTTAGGCTATTCCGAATACAGCCCTTTTTTCCGGGCATTTAAAAAATGGTATAACATGACTCCTTCAAATTTTAGAGCTTCTAAAGCCGGTATATAA
- a CDS encoding HD-GYP domain-containing protein, whose product MEKIEKIKPLIYSIELRDPYTKGHSERVAIYASEFLKYLDFANKQVEDVYYAGLLHDIGKIAIPDSVLLKPSILNPEEYNIIKYHPILSANLVDRMYEFSYLSDIVKHHHENYDGSGYPDRLKGENIPFLSRVLTLADVFDALTTDRIYREAFDFDEAIKILEHMKYKFDPRLFEKFLSFIDKFRIINDKLFHIEEKEEKFLENLRYKIFFEDTFTGLLNRNALMLILRRAIENSLKITMVELNIKNYQLLHKKHGIENVENVIKTISIKIKKEFKDHTVNDPLNENNIYVFKESVARFVFLGFGDSKTFLKKMEPFLDLKIDHAEIDLNVIFKEKELDYNFEKLINYVI is encoded by the coding sequence TTGGAAAAAATAGAAAAAATAAAACCGTTGATTTATTCTATAGAATTAAGGGATCCTTATACCAAAGGGCACAGTGAAAGAGTTGCCATTTACGCCAGTGAATTTTTAAAATATTTAGATTTTGCAAATAAACAGGTAGAAGATGTTTATTATGCCGGGCTTCTTCATGATATAGGGAAAATTGCCATTCCGGATTCCGTTTTGCTTAAACCTTCGATTTTAAATCCCGAAGAATATAATATTATTAAATATCATCCTATATTAAGCGCCAATCTTGTAGATAGAATGTATGAATTTTCTTATCTCAGCGATATTGTAAAGCATCATCATGAAAATTATGACGGAAGCGGTTATCCTGACAGGCTAAAAGGTGAAAATATACCTTTTTTAAGCAGGGTTTTAACGCTTGCAGATGTTTTTGACGCTTTAACGACAGACAGGATTTACCGTGAGGCGTTTGATTTTGATGAAGCAATCAAAATTCTTGAACATATGAAATATAAATTCGACCCTAGGCTTTTTGAAAAATTTTTAAGTTTTATAGATAAGTTTAGAATAATTAACGATAAACTGTTCCATATAGAAGAAAAAGAAGAAAAATTTCTTGAAAATTTAAGGTATAAAATATTTTTTGAGGATACGTTTACCGGATTGTTGAACAGAAATGCATTAATGCTTATTTTGAGAAGAGCTATTGAGAACAGTTTAAAAATAACGATGGTTGAGCTTAATATAAAAAATTATCAGCTATTGCACAAAAAACACGGTATAGAAAATGTAGAAAACGTTATAAAAACTATTTCTATAAAAATAAAAAAAGAATTTAAAGACCACACAGTAAATGATCCGTTAAATGAAAATAATATATACGTGTTTAAAGAAAGTGTGGCCAGGTTTGTTTTTTTAGGTTTCGGTGACAGTAAAACGTTTTTAAAGAAAATGGAGCCTTTTTTAGATTTGAAAATAGATCATGCGGAAATTGATTTAAACGTTATATTTAAAGAAAAAGAACTTGATTATAATTTTGAAAAACTGATAAATTACGTTATATAA
- the gltB gene encoding glutamate synthase large subunit, protein MSKMLEFKDNCGFGVIAHIKGKATHKMVNQALEALERMMHRGAIAADGKSGDGSGLLFSLPKEFFRKIAHTQGVDLPDTFGIGVIFLKNENQKTTIEEFCEKNDLKVALWREVPVNTEALGELALKTLPKIYHAFIVPNSIIAIKRFEELLYLTRKEIENFIEDKDFYIPTFSSKKIAYKGLLMPNHIKEFYPDLADKDFKISFALFHQRFSTNTLPEWRLAQPFRFIAHNGEINSIQANRINALIKSESIKSEVFSKEELERLLPIVRFDESDSSSLDRMVEFLIMNGMDFFKTIRALIPMPWQNAPYLDSELKAFYEYFSTRFEAWDGPAAVSITDGRYIGVVLDRNGLRPAKYVITKDDTILIASEYGVIDFPEEDIVQRGKLQSGQMIGVDTKFGVVLKNKDIDEYLKSSNPYTKWLNENMIYLQEYIENPYAIDEQIELSELIYKQRYAGISKEVINLVIKPMMEDGKEPTGSMGDDTPLACFSDYPFRSFNDFFRQKFAQVTNPPIDSLREKIVMSLNTGFGEIHNILDEAPEHAKRIKTTSPILTQTKLSVLKSFGDETSPRFESDYKNATYSTAFKSDLKKSLEELTDKIVEDVKNGVRIIFLDDSGIDKDHKTMPMAMVIGRLHKKLLDAKLRHLTSIVALTSEVTNPHDAAVMIAYGATAIYPYLLFKTVCKLCDEKGLNRDDALFNVHSALNKGILKIMSKMGISTIASYRNSALFDIIGLSNEVQEECFIGSKTLLPGLTYKDIEERLTIRHQKAFEEEKLLPGGIIKQRKGEEYHEITPQVTRAFLKAIKSGEKADYEEFKNLVENRRPTYIRDFLDIKSDREPISIDKVEPRENIIKRFIGAAMSIGALSPEAHEILAEAMNSLGARTNSGEGGEDKRRNGTIKQSKIRQVASGRFGVTPEYLVNAEEIQIKVAQGAKPGEGGQLPGFKVTTYIAKLRHTTPGKTLISPPPHHDIYSIEDLAQLIFDLKQINPEATISVKLVSTAGVGTIAAGVAKAYADQIVISGSEGGTGAAPITSIRHAGNPWEIGLIEAHNALKENHLRKYVALETDGALKVGRDVMFAALLGAEYYAFGTSLLMAVDCIFCRSCQTNKCPVGITTQDEDYRAKFKGNVEKVKNYIIALAEDVREWLARIGYTSLDEVIGRNDLITVKDIDLAKKFDFSMIFRQVEGVNTKQVENEPFDKNEFEKEMLELVMDTIKNPNHKSVVKAEICNLNRSFGARISGVVAKYYGDEGLADDSIVFNLTGTAGQSFGVFLSKGITLRLQGVANDYVGKGMAGGKIIITPAKGAGAGNTCLYGATAGKLFIAGPVGERFAVRNSGAVAIVEGTGDHPCEYMTGGEVIILGKTGINFGAGMTGGVAFVYDKEHEFVDKINAELIEIRRIDIDENEKPKLYLKKRLIEYYNATGSEKAKYILDNFRSEVRHFWLVTPKDNRPPLDPNDMD, encoded by the coding sequence ATGTCAAAAATGTTAGAATTTAAAGATAACTGCGGTTTTGGTGTTATTGCACATATTAAAGGAAAAGCAACACACAAAATGGTAAATCAAGCACTCGAAGCGCTTGAGAGAATGATGCACAGAGGAGCTATTGCGGCTGACGGTAAATCGGGAGACGGTAGCGGTCTTTTGTTTTCACTTCCAAAAGAATTTTTCAGAAAAATAGCTCACACACAGGGAGTTGACCTGCCTGACACATTTGGAATAGGCGTTATTTTTTTAAAAAACGAAAATCAAAAAACCACTATTGAAGAGTTTTGTGAAAAAAACGATTTAAAAGTCGCGTTATGGAGAGAAGTCCCTGTAAATACAGAAGCTCTCGGGGAACTGGCACTTAAAACACTTCCAAAAATTTATCATGCGTTTATCGTTCCTAATTCAATTATAGCTATAAAAAGATTTGAAGAACTTTTATATTTAACAAGAAAAGAAATAGAAAACTTCATTGAAGACAAAGATTTTTATATTCCTACTTTCTCAAGCAAAAAAATAGCCTACAAAGGGCTATTGATGCCAAATCATATTAAAGAGTTCTATCCTGATTTGGCGGATAAGGATTTTAAAATTTCTTTCGCGCTGTTCCATCAAAGATTCTCTACAAACACGCTTCCTGAATGGAGACTCGCACAGCCTTTCAGATTTATCGCCCATAACGGTGAGATTAACTCTATCCAGGCAAACAGAATAAACGCTCTAATCAAAAGCGAATCAATTAAATCTGAAGTATTTTCAAAAGAAGAGCTTGAAAGACTCCTTCCAATCGTAAGATTTGATGAAAGTGACTCAAGCTCGCTTGATCGTATGGTTGAATTTTTAATTATGAACGGAATGGACTTCTTTAAAACCATAAGAGCGCTTATTCCTATGCCTTGGCAAAACGCCCCTTATCTTGACAGTGAGCTTAAAGCATTTTATGAATATTTCTCAACCCGTTTTGAAGCATGGGACGGTCCGGCTGCGGTAAGTATTACGGATGGAAGATATATAGGAGTAGTACTCGACAGAAACGGGCTTAGACCTGCAAAATACGTAATCACAAAAGACGACACCATCCTTATCGCCAGTGAATACGGCGTAATCGACTTCCCTGAAGAAGACATTGTTCAAAGAGGCAAACTCCAATCAGGCCAGATGATAGGCGTTGATACGAAATTCGGCGTAGTTCTGAAAAATAAAGATATCGACGAATATCTCAAATCCAGCAACCCTTATACAAAATGGCTGAATGAAAACATGATATATCTTCAGGAATATATTGAAAATCCGTATGCAATAGATGAACAGATTGAACTTAGCGAGCTGATCTACAAACAAAGATATGCGGGAATATCAAAAGAGGTTATTAATTTAGTTATCAAGCCTATGATGGAAGACGGAAAAGAACCGACAGGGAGTATGGGCGACGATACTCCGCTTGCGTGCTTTAGCGATTATCCTTTTAGAAGTTTCAACGACTTCTTCAGACAAAAATTCGCTCAGGTTACAAACCCTCCTATCGACTCACTTAGAGAAAAAATAGTTATGTCTTTAAATACGGGATTCGGTGAAATTCACAATATTTTAGACGAAGCTCCTGAACACGCCAAAAGAATCAAAACAACTTCACCTATTCTTACACAGACTAAACTAAGCGTTCTTAAAAGCTTCGGTGATGAAACTTCTCCGAGATTTGAGAGTGATTACAAAAACGCTACATATTCAACGGCGTTCAAAAGTGATCTTAAAAAATCGCTTGAAGAGCTGACTGACAAAATCGTAGAAGATGTTAAAAACGGTGTAAGAATTATATTCCTTGACGACAGCGGCATTGATAAAGATCATAAAACAATGCCTATGGCAATGGTAATCGGAAGACTTCACAAGAAACTTCTTGATGCAAAACTCAGACACCTTACAAGCATTGTAGCCCTTACAAGCGAGGTTACAAATCCTCACGACGCGGCTGTAATGATAGCATACGGTGCAACTGCGATATATCCTTATCTTTTATTCAAAACAGTTTGCAAACTGTGCGATGAAAAAGGCCTAAACAGAGACGACGCGCTCTTTAACGTTCACAGCGCACTTAACAAAGGTATTTTAAAAATTATGTCAAAAATGGGTATTTCTACAATTGCAAGCTACAGAAACTCGGCTCTTTTTGACATTATAGGCCTAAGTAACGAAGTACAAGAAGAGTGCTTTATAGGAAGTAAAACACTGCTTCCGGGACTTACTTACAAAGACATTGAAGAAAGACTCACTATCAGACATCAAAAAGCGTTTGAAGAAGAAAAACTCCTTCCTGGAGGAATCATTAAACAGAGAAAAGGCGAAGAATACCACGAAATAACGCCTCAGGTTACAAGAGCATTCCTTAAAGCTATCAAATCAGGCGAAAAAGCGGATTATGAAGAGTTCAAAAACCTTGTAGAAAACAGACGTCCTACTTACATAAGGGATTTCCTTGATATCAAAAGCGACAGAGAGCCTATCTCAATAGATAAAGTTGAGCCTCGAGAAAATATTATCAAAAGATTCATAGGTGCGGCTATGAGTATCGGTGCGCTAAGCCCTGAAGCGCATGAAATATTAGCAGAAGCTATGAACAGCCTGGGTGCCAGAACAAACTCAGGTGAAGGCGGGGAAGACAAAAGAAGAAACGGCACAATTAAACAGAGCAAAATCAGACAGGTGGCTTCGGGTAGATTTGGTGTAACTCCTGAATACCTTGTAAACGCGGAAGAGATCCAGATTAAAGTTGCTCAGGGTGCAAAACCGGGCGAAGGCGGACAGCTTCCTGGATTTAAAGTTACGACTTACATCGCTAAACTCAGACACACAACACCAGGAAAAACGCTTATTTCACCACCTCCTCACCACGATATATATTCAATCGAGGATCTGGCACAGCTTATATTCGACCTTAAACAGATAAACCCTGAAGCGACTATCAGCGTTAAGCTCGTTTCAACTGCGGGAGTCGGAACAATTGCCGCCGGTGTTGCAAAAGCGTATGCGGATCAAATCGTAATCAGCGGTAGCGAAGGGGGAACCGGTGCGGCTCCTATCACGTCTATAAGACACGCGGGTAACCCGTGGGAGATCGGACTTATCGAAGCACACAACGCATTAAAAGAAAACCACTTAAGAAAATACGTAGCCCTTGAAACAGACGGTGCGCTTAAAGTCGGAAGAGACGTTATGTTTGCGGCTCTTTTAGGTGCTGAATACTATGCGTTCGGTACAAGTTTACTAATGGCGGTTGACTGTATCTTCTGTAGAAGCTGTCAGACAAACAAATGTCCTGTGGGAATTACAACTCAGGATGAAGACTACAGAGCCAAATTCAAAGGTAACGTGGAAAAAGTTAAAAACTACATCATTGCACTTGCCGAAGACGTAAGAGAATGGCTGGCAAGAATCGGTTATACTTCACTTGACGAAGTAATCGGAAGAAACGATTTAATTACCGTTAAAGATATCGATTTAGCCAAAAAATTCGACTTTTCTATGATATTCAGACAGGTTGAGGGAGTAAACACTAAACAGGTTGAAAACGAACCGTTTGACAAAAACGAATTTGAAAAAGAGATGCTCGAACTTGTAATGGATACAATCAAAAATCCAAACCACAAATCAGTCGTAAAAGCCGAAATCTGCAACCTGAACAGAAGTTTCGGAGCAAGAATCAGCGGTGTTGTGGCTAAATATTACGGAGATGAAGGCCTGGCTGACGACAGCATCGTATTTAACCTCACAGGTACTGCAGGACAGAGTTTCGGGGTATTTTTAAGTAAAGGTATAACTCTTAGACTCCAGGGCGTTGCCAACGACTACGTAGGTAAAGGAATGGCCGGAGGAAAAATTATAATCACTCCTGCAAAAGGCGCAGGTGCCGGAAATACGTGCCTGTACGGTGCAACTGCAGGTAAACTGTTCATTGCGGGACCTGTGGGTGAAAGATTTGCCGTAAGAAACTCAGGCGCTGTTGCAATCGTAGAAGGTACGGGTGACCATCCTTGTGAATACATGACAGGCGGTGAAGTTATAATCCTCGGTAAAACGGGTATAAACTTCGGTGCGGGTATGACAGGAGGGGTCGCGTTTGTTTACGACAAAGAGCATGAATTCGTAGATAAAATCAATGCGGAACTCATCGAAATCAGAAGAATCGACATCGACGAAAACGAAAAACCTAAACTTTACCTCAAAAAAAGACTGATTGAATACTATAACGCAACGGGAAGCGAAAAAGCGAAATACATTCTTGATAACTTCAGAAGCGAAGTTAGACACTTCTGGCTTGTAACTCCAAAAGACAACCGCCCGCCTCTTGATCCAAACGACATGGATTAA